A genomic stretch from Phoenix dactylifera cultivar Barhee BC4 unplaced genomic scaffold, palm_55x_up_171113_PBpolish2nd_filt_p 000824F, whole genome shotgun sequence includes:
- the LOC103709020 gene encoding protein SPA1-RELATED 4-like isoform X2 — translation MEGSEEASGWERSSTSRAPNTAACVVSSGSLGPAAGPRDKSREEEEEELGRLLSCTEDGSFRPAGAAAAEEEEEEGVEVSLREWLDRRGRPVDLLESLHVFRQIVEAVSLAHSQGVVVSNVRPSCFVLSPFNRVSFIESASCSTSGSDSCEDGSGADDRPRGRHRPLEQEGTPEAAASEGPSDAICLPSGSAYVDEVEVLGEEKKAFPLKQILRMELHWYTSPEEASGGSSTFASDIYRLGVILFELFCTFDSLDDKLRTMSNLRHRVLPPQLLLKWPKEASFCLWLLHPQPESRPKMSEVLKSEFLNQPKHSLEEREAAIKLREEIEVQELLLEFLLQLQQRKQEAADRLHDTICFLSADIEEVLNQQSILKQKGGSYAEPEKEEHSAINKVDQPLHYPAIAPRSEIHPQIQEDFLSKSSRLMKNFKKLEAAYFSTRCRVVMPSSKPIINPLTSSGRGSVVRTEGSSVGDFASKEGHSGGRNNKWINPFLEGLCKYLSFSKLKVKAEVKQGDILSCSNLVCSLGFDRDKEFFAAAGVNKKIKIFEYDMILNQDRDIHYPVVEMVSRSKLSCICWNNYIKNQIASSDFEGIVQVWDVTRGQVFGEMREHEKRVWSVDFSLVDPTKLASGSDDGAVKLWNINQVGSIGTIRTKANVCSVQFQPDSACSLAIGSADHNIYCYDLRNTRMPFYTLVGHTKTVSYVKYLHASNIVSASTDNSLKLWDLSTSTSRILDNPLQTFTGHINVKNFVGLSIFDGYIATGSETNEVFVYHKAFPMPVLSYKFSMTDPISGQEVDDASQFISCVCWRGQSSSTLLAANSSGNIRLLEMV, via the exons ATGGAGGGGTCGGAGGAGGCGTCGGGCTGGGAAAGGTCCTCCACTTCCAGGGCCCCCAATACCGCCGCCTGCGTCgtctcgagtggcagcttgggCCCGGCGGCTGGCCCGAGAGACAAgtcgagggaggaggaggaggaggagctgggCCGCCTGCTGTCCTGCACCGAGGACGGGAGCTTTCGGCCGGCCggcgcggcggcggcggaggaggaggaggaagagggcgtGGAGGTGAGCCTGAGGGAGTGGCTGGACCGTCGGGGCCGGCCGGTGGACCTCCTTGAGAGCCTCCATGTCTTCCGGCAGATCGTCGAGGCCGTGAGCCTCGCCCACTCGCAGGGCGTCGTCGTCAGCAACGTCCGCCCCTCCTGCTTCGTTCTATCGCCCTTCAACCGTGTCTCCTTTATCGAGTCTGCCTCCTGCTCCACCTCCGGCTCCGATTCCTGCGAGGATGGCAGCGGCGCAGACGATAGGCCTCGTGGCCGACACCGGCCTTTAGAGCAAGAGGGGACTCCCGAGGCCGCCGCCTCTGAGGGACCGTCGGACGCCATCTGTCTGCCCTCAGGCTCGGCGTATGTGGATGAGGTGGAGGTCTTGGGGGAGGAGAAAAAGGCATTTCCTTTGAAGCAGATACTGCGCATGGAGTTGCATTGGTATACAAGCCCGGAGGAAGCCAGTGGCGGTTCAAGTACATTCGCGTCGGATATCTACCGATTGGGTGTTATTCTATTTGAG CTGTTTTGCACGTTCGACTCACTGGATGACAAGCTTAGGACCATGTCCAACTTGAGACATCGTGTTCTTCCCCCTCAGCTGCTGCTCAAGTGGCCAAAGGAAGCTTCTTTTTGCTTGTGGTTGTTGCACCCTCAGCCGGAAAGCCGACCAAAGATGAG TGAGGTATTAAAAAGTGAGTTTCTAAATCAACCAAAACATAGTTTGGAAGAGCGTGAAGCAGCAATTAAGTTAAGAGAGGAGATAGAAGTTCAAGAATTGCTCCTGGAATTTCTTTTGCAGTTGCAGCAAAGAAAACAGGAAGCTGCTGATAGATTGCATGATACAATCTGTTTTCTCTCTGCTGACATAGAAGAGGTTCTAAACCAGCAGTCAATTCTCAAGCAGAAAGGAGGCTCCTATGCAGAGCCAGAGAAAGAGGAGCATTCTGCTATAAATAAAGTGGACCAACCTTTGCATTATCCTGCAATAG CTCCCAGATCAGAGATACACCCTCAGATTCAGGAAGATTTTCTGTCAAAAAGTTCTCGATTGATGAAGAACTTCAAAAAATTGGAAGCAGCTTATTTCTCAACAAGATGCAGGGTGGTGATGCCATCAAGCAAGCCCATAATTAATCCACTTACTAGTAGTGGAAGAGGATCAGTTGTTAGGACTGAAGGAAGTTCAGTTGGTGATTTTGCTTCTAAAGAGGGCCATAGTGGTGGAAGAAATAACAAATGGATAAATCCATTTCTTGAGGGGTTATGCAAGTATCTGTCGTTCAGCAAATTGAAAGTTAAGGCTGAAGTAAAGCAAGGAGATATTTTAAGCTGTTCAAATCTAGTATGCTCCTTGGGTTTTGATCGGGATAAAGAATTTTTTGCAGCTGCTGGTGTAAATAAGAAGATTAAAATCTTTGAATATGATATGATTCTAAATCAAGATCGTGATATTCATTATCCTGTAGTTGAAATGGTGAGTAGGTCAAAACTTAGTTGTATTTGCTGGAACAATTATATCAAGAACCAGATAGCTTCAAGTGACTTTGAAGGTATAGTGCAG GTTTGGGATGTTACAAGAGGCCAAGTGTTTGGAGAAATGAGGGAGCATGAGAAGCGCGTATGGTCTGTGGACTTTTCACTTGTGGATCCAACAAAGTTGGCTAGTGGAAGCGATGATGGTGCAGTGAAGCTGTGGAATATCAATCAG GTTGGAAGCATTGGTACCATCAGAACAAAGGCAAATGTGTGCTCTGTTCAGTTCCAACCTGATTCTGCATGCTCACTAGCAATTGGTTCAGCAGATCATAATATCTATTGCTATGATCTTCGCAACACGAGAATGCCATTTTATACATTAGTTGGTCACACAAAGACTGTGAGCTATGTGAAGTATTTACATGCATCAAATATTGTATCTGCATCCACTGACAACTCATTGAAGCTCTGGGACTTGTCTACAAGTACATCGAGGATACTGGACAACCCTCTTCAGACCTTCACAGGGCATATAAATGTAAAG AATTTTGTTGGCCTATCTATATTTGATGGATACATTGCTACGGGCTCGGAAACCAATGAG GTTTTTGTCTATCACAAAGCCTTTCCTATGCCAGTCTTGTCGTACAAATTCAGTATGACAGACCCCATATCAGGCCAGGAGGTTGATGACGCATCGCAGTTCATTTCGTGCGTCTGCTGGCGTGGTCAATCTTCTTCCACCTTGCTTGCTGCAAATTCTAGTGGGAACATCAGACTCTTGGAGATGGTATGA
- the LOC103709020 gene encoding protein SPA1-RELATED 3-like isoform X1 encodes MEGSEEASGWERSSTSRAPNTAACVVSSGSLGPAAGPRDKSREEEEEELGRLLSCTEDGSFRPAGAAAAEEEEEEGVEVSLREWLDRRGRPVDLLESLHVFRQIVEAVSLAHSQGVVVSNVRPSCFVLSPFNRVSFIESASCSTSGSDSCEDGSGADDRPRGRHRPLEQEGTPEAAASEGPSDAICLPSGSAYVDEVEVLGEEKKAFPLKQILRMELHWYTSPEEASGGSSTFASDIYRLGVILFELFCTFDSLDDKLRTMSNLRHRVLPPQLLLKWPKEASFCLWLLHPQPESRPKMSEVLKSEFLNQPKHSLEEREAAIKLREEIEVQELLLEFLLQLQQRKQEAADRLHDTICFLSADIEEVLNQQSILKQKGGSYAEPEKEEHSAINKVDQPLHYPAIGEYSSCSGSRKRFRPGIQNSNDKEHNNMLDAAPRSEIHPQIQEDFLSKSSRLMKNFKKLEAAYFSTRCRVVMPSSKPIINPLTSSGRGSVVRTEGSSVGDFASKEGHSGGRNNKWINPFLEGLCKYLSFSKLKVKAEVKQGDILSCSNLVCSLGFDRDKEFFAAAGVNKKIKIFEYDMILNQDRDIHYPVVEMVSRSKLSCICWNNYIKNQIASSDFEGIVQVWDVTRGQVFGEMREHEKRVWSVDFSLVDPTKLASGSDDGAVKLWNINQVGSIGTIRTKANVCSVQFQPDSACSLAIGSADHNIYCYDLRNTRMPFYTLVGHTKTVSYVKYLHASNIVSASTDNSLKLWDLSTSTSRILDNPLQTFTGHINVKNFVGLSIFDGYIATGSETNEVFVYHKAFPMPVLSYKFSMTDPISGQEVDDASQFISCVCWRGQSSSTLLAANSSGNIRLLEMV; translated from the exons ATGGAGGGGTCGGAGGAGGCGTCGGGCTGGGAAAGGTCCTCCACTTCCAGGGCCCCCAATACCGCCGCCTGCGTCgtctcgagtggcagcttgggCCCGGCGGCTGGCCCGAGAGACAAgtcgagggaggaggaggaggaggagctgggCCGCCTGCTGTCCTGCACCGAGGACGGGAGCTTTCGGCCGGCCggcgcggcggcggcggaggaggaggaggaagagggcgtGGAGGTGAGCCTGAGGGAGTGGCTGGACCGTCGGGGCCGGCCGGTGGACCTCCTTGAGAGCCTCCATGTCTTCCGGCAGATCGTCGAGGCCGTGAGCCTCGCCCACTCGCAGGGCGTCGTCGTCAGCAACGTCCGCCCCTCCTGCTTCGTTCTATCGCCCTTCAACCGTGTCTCCTTTATCGAGTCTGCCTCCTGCTCCACCTCCGGCTCCGATTCCTGCGAGGATGGCAGCGGCGCAGACGATAGGCCTCGTGGCCGACACCGGCCTTTAGAGCAAGAGGGGACTCCCGAGGCCGCCGCCTCTGAGGGACCGTCGGACGCCATCTGTCTGCCCTCAGGCTCGGCGTATGTGGATGAGGTGGAGGTCTTGGGGGAGGAGAAAAAGGCATTTCCTTTGAAGCAGATACTGCGCATGGAGTTGCATTGGTATACAAGCCCGGAGGAAGCCAGTGGCGGTTCAAGTACATTCGCGTCGGATATCTACCGATTGGGTGTTATTCTATTTGAG CTGTTTTGCACGTTCGACTCACTGGATGACAAGCTTAGGACCATGTCCAACTTGAGACATCGTGTTCTTCCCCCTCAGCTGCTGCTCAAGTGGCCAAAGGAAGCTTCTTTTTGCTTGTGGTTGTTGCACCCTCAGCCGGAAAGCCGACCAAAGATGAG TGAGGTATTAAAAAGTGAGTTTCTAAATCAACCAAAACATAGTTTGGAAGAGCGTGAAGCAGCAATTAAGTTAAGAGAGGAGATAGAAGTTCAAGAATTGCTCCTGGAATTTCTTTTGCAGTTGCAGCAAAGAAAACAGGAAGCTGCTGATAGATTGCATGATACAATCTGTTTTCTCTCTGCTGACATAGAAGAGGTTCTAAACCAGCAGTCAATTCTCAAGCAGAAAGGAGGCTCCTATGCAGAGCCAGAGAAAGAGGAGCATTCTGCTATAAATAAAGTGGACCAACCTTTGCATTATCCTGCAATAGGTGAGTATTCATCCTGCTCTGGTTCCAGAAAACGCTTCAGACCAGGAATTCAGAATTCAAATGACAAGGAGCATAATAATATGCTTGATGCAGCTCCCAGATCAGAGATACACCCTCAGATTCAGGAAGATTTTCTGTCAAAAAGTTCTCGATTGATGAAGAACTTCAAAAAATTGGAAGCAGCTTATTTCTCAACAAGATGCAGGGTGGTGATGCCATCAAGCAAGCCCATAATTAATCCACTTACTAGTAGTGGAAGAGGATCAGTTGTTAGGACTGAAGGAAGTTCAGTTGGTGATTTTGCTTCTAAAGAGGGCCATAGTGGTGGAAGAAATAACAAATGGATAAATCCATTTCTTGAGGGGTTATGCAAGTATCTGTCGTTCAGCAAATTGAAAGTTAAGGCTGAAGTAAAGCAAGGAGATATTTTAAGCTGTTCAAATCTAGTATGCTCCTTGGGTTTTGATCGGGATAAAGAATTTTTTGCAGCTGCTGGTGTAAATAAGAAGATTAAAATCTTTGAATATGATATGATTCTAAATCAAGATCGTGATATTCATTATCCTGTAGTTGAAATGGTGAGTAGGTCAAAACTTAGTTGTATTTGCTGGAACAATTATATCAAGAACCAGATAGCTTCAAGTGACTTTGAAGGTATAGTGCAG GTTTGGGATGTTACAAGAGGCCAAGTGTTTGGAGAAATGAGGGAGCATGAGAAGCGCGTATGGTCTGTGGACTTTTCACTTGTGGATCCAACAAAGTTGGCTAGTGGAAGCGATGATGGTGCAGTGAAGCTGTGGAATATCAATCAG GTTGGAAGCATTGGTACCATCAGAACAAAGGCAAATGTGTGCTCTGTTCAGTTCCAACCTGATTCTGCATGCTCACTAGCAATTGGTTCAGCAGATCATAATATCTATTGCTATGATCTTCGCAACACGAGAATGCCATTTTATACATTAGTTGGTCACACAAAGACTGTGAGCTATGTGAAGTATTTACATGCATCAAATATTGTATCTGCATCCACTGACAACTCATTGAAGCTCTGGGACTTGTCTACAAGTACATCGAGGATACTGGACAACCCTCTTCAGACCTTCACAGGGCATATAAATGTAAAG AATTTTGTTGGCCTATCTATATTTGATGGATACATTGCTACGGGCTCGGAAACCAATGAG GTTTTTGTCTATCACAAAGCCTTTCCTATGCCAGTCTTGTCGTACAAATTCAGTATGACAGACCCCATATCAGGCCAGGAGGTTGATGACGCATCGCAGTTCATTTCGTGCGTCTGCTGGCGTGGTCAATCTTCTTCCACCTTGCTTGCTGCAAATTCTAGTGGGAACATCAGACTCTTGGAGATGGTATGA